The following nucleotide sequence is from Deinococcota bacterium.
GCCGCGTCCTGCGCCGAGCGCCTGGGCGGCCTCGACGAAATCTCGCCCCTTCAGGCTCAACATGGAGGCGCGCATGAGCCGCGCGAAGACCGGCACGGTGGCGAGGCCGATGGCGACCATCGCGGTCAGGGTGCCGGGCCCGTAGATGCCGGCTAGCAGGATCGCCATCAAGATGGGCGGAAAGGCGTAGAGCACGTCCACCACGCGCATGACGAGCTCGTCGAGGAGGCCGCCGAGGTAGCCGCCAAGCGCGCCCAGGAGCCCGCCTAGGCCGAGCGCGATAGAGACGGCGATGAAGCCGACCAGCAGGGTGCTCCTTGCCCCCACCAGCAGCCTGCTCAGGAGGTCGCGGCCGAGATGGTCGGTGCCCAGCGGATGCGCGGCGCTGGGCGCGGCGAGCTGCGCGCTAAAGTCGATCCGGTTGGGGTCGTGCGGCAGCCACAAAAAGGATAGCCCGGCCCCCAGGGCCACGAGGCCGATGAGGGCGAGGCCGAAAACGAGGTTGGGGTGACGAAACATAGGATTAAAAATTCACTGGCTCTAACGGAATCTGTTGCTCTTGTCTAGGAGGGAGAAAAAGGATGTCATGAGGATTGATGAACACCACGACATCCAAAGCACAGCGTACTCCCAAGCTGACCAAGAAACCGCAGGGGCTAAGGGAATCGAAACGAAATAGCTCTGCTGATGATCCTGATGGTGCAGTTGCATCGTCTCGGCGTCGATCTGCGGCTCGAGCGCGTCGTAGCCATAGCCCAATTCCGGGAGGCTGTACGGATAGCTGCCAAGGTCAACCGCAAGCGTCTCGGCGGGCATATCGGTGGGCTGCGCCGCCACCTTTTGCGTCACCCCAAACCCTGCGGCAGCGAGCCCGCCCCCACCTTGAACAGGTCGCGGCGGCTCAACCCCCGTGGTGCGCCTAGTGAACCCCGCCTATGGTTGGTGTGTCGTCGTTTCATGCTCTCCCCCTTCCGGCGTGTGCCACCCTTAGAAAAGCACAGGCGTTGGGGCGGTAAAGTAAGCCTTGGTCAAGTCCACCGCGCCCGCCAGAGGGGAGGTACAGGAGCGGATACAATAGCAGCATGAAAACCATCCTGGTCGTCGGTAGCCTCAACATGGACCTCGTCACCGCCGTGAGGGCGCATCCCAAACCAGGCGACACGGTCTTAAGGGACGACGTAGCGAGCTTTCCTGGTGGCAAGGGTGCCAATCAGGCTGCGCCTGCCGCCAAGGCCGGAGGTCGTGTCGTCATGCTTGGTAGGTCGGCGAGGACGCTTTTGGAGAGACGTTGCGCCACACCCTCGAGCACACCAACGTGGACGTTGGCCGGGTGCAGCGCGTGCCCGGTCCGAGCGGTATGATCTTTATCACGGTGGACGAGAGGGGCCAGAACATGATCGTGGTGAGCCCCGGTGCCAACGGCAAACTCACCCCCGAACAGCTCCCCGATGACCTACTCGAGGGGGTCGCGCTAGTAGTAGTGCAGCTCGAGGTTCACTAGAGACCGTCACCGCCGTCGCGCAACGGGCGCGCGCGGGGGGGTGCCGGTGCTGCTCAACCCAGCCCCCGCGCAGAGGCTCGAGGACGCGCTGCTTCAGACGATCACTTACCTGGTGGTAAACGAGAGGGAGGCAGCCGTGTCGAGTGGGCTCGAGGGCGAAGCTGCTTCCTCAAGGCAGGCAGCGGAGGCACTGCGGGGGCGCGGCGCTAAGACCGTGGTGGTCACGTTGGGGGCAAAGGGGCTGGTGTGGTCGTCTGCCGAGGGCGACGGGCAGCTAAGCGCCCACAAGGTCGAGGTGGTGGATACGACCGCCGCGGGGGACGCCTTTTGTGGCGCGCTGGCGGTCACATTGGCGGAGGGGGAGGGGCTCGAGGCGGCACTGCGTTTTGCCAATGCAGCAGGCGCGCTGGCAGTGACCAAGAAAGGGGCGCAGCCGAGCCTACCGACGCGCGACGACATTCGCATAGCGTTAAGAACACAAACCAACCCATGAGACCACCACCCGCCTGATGATGTCGCCACGCGCTAGCGTCCGGTGGGTGTCTGTCGTCAGCCTGCCCAAGACGGTAGCGCTACGGACGGTACTCGAGACTTCACAACCGAGCACACAAGATAGAAAAGGCAATCTTTTGACGCTGTGCAGGTTTTGCTATTCAAACGCTACCAGTCAGAGGTGAGACATGCAGCACCACACCACGCAGCGCCACACCACGCAACCGGGAATGGCACCGCTGCTCGAGACATAAGACCCGAACGCCCAAGTTTCTCAGCTCAGATAGGTGAGAAGTTCCTCTACGGTGCAGCGCCAACCAGGGAAAAGGTCGCTTGTAAGGGTGTCTTGCGCCTCATAGCGCTGATGCACGCCACCTGGCTGGTATTTTGTGAGAATGATGGTTTTTGGCACGAACACCCACACCTCACGGCTCCCTGCCGCGAGCCACTCAGTGACCTTGCCGCGCACGTCTTTGGGGAGGTCGTTGGGCGAAACCACCTCGACCGCGAGGTCAGGGGGGGTGACGCGGTACTTGGGGTGTAAAGGTTCTTGCTCGAGGCTCGCCCGTGAAACAAAGGCTAGATCCGCGCTGCGCACCACGTCGGGGTTGCGCTGCACTAAAAAACCTGTTTCGGTGACGAGTAAGCCAGCCTTGGTGCGCTTGAGGTAAGGTGCCAGGAGCGCCGTGGCGTTGGTTGGAACCACACCGTGTTCACCACCAGGGGGAGCCATCTCGATGAGTATCCCTTCGATGAGTTCGTAGTTGCGACCGTCATCGGCAAGGTTGAACAGCTCCTCTGCGGTCATGAGCTTGTCCTGCACCTGAGTCATAAAACCTCTCCCACGCTGCGATACACCATGACGCACCATAGCGTGTTGAGACCGATGATAGCACACGCCTTCTCGAGCACCGTCCATACACCCTTTGGCGCAAGACTCGGTGCCCCTACTTTGCCAAGCCCAACGAGACCGAGTGCCAGACGATGGTCGCTTGTGAACACTGCTGTAAAAGGTCGAAAAAAGCGGTCAGACTCCCTTGTTTTCTTACATAAAGACGAAAATTTGTCTTGAACCTTCAATTCAGCTGTAGCGGATGCGCGGGTCGAGGAGGCTGTAGGACAGGTCCACCAGGAAGTTGAGGAGGACGATGACGGTGGCGTAGAAGAGCACCTCGCCCTGCAGCAGCGGAAAGTCGCGGGTGCCGATGGCGGTGAGCGCGAGGCGGCCCAGGCCGGGCAGCGAGAAGACCTGCTCGACGATGATGGCGCCTACCAGGAGTTGCGAAAAGCTGAGGCCGATGATGGTGAGCAGGGTGACCATGGTGTTCTTGAGGGCGTGGCCGTAGACGACGCGCCGCGCCCTCAAGCCCTTGGCTCGAGCGGTGCGGATGTAGTCCTGGCCGAGGACCTCGAGCATCGCCGCGCGCGTCTGCCGGGTGATCACCGCCGCCTGGCCCAGGCCCAGGGCCAGCACCGGCAGGACGAGGCTCTGCGCCGCCCGCAGCGGGTCGCGCGACCAGCTCGTCCAGCCGCCCGCCGGCAGCCAGCCCAGCTCGACGCTAAAGAGGAGGATGAGCAGGAGGCCGAGCCAGAAGGACGGGACGGCGGCGCCCAGTTGCGTAGCGCCCGTCACCAGCGGGTCGAGCCAGCTTCCCTGGCGCAGGGCGGCCAGGACGCCGAGCGGCAGGGCGACGAGGCAGGCCAGGAGCATGGCCCCAAAGGCCAGAGGCAAGGAGACCTCGAGCCGGGACACGATCAGCGAGGTCACCGGCTGGCCGTAATTGATCGACACGCCGAGGTCGCCCCGCAACAGGCCGCCGAGCCAGCGCGCGAAGCGCTCCACCGGCGGCAGGGTGAGGCCGAGCTGCTCACGCAGCGCCTGGAGCGCCTGGGGGCTGGCGTTGATGCCCAAGATGACCTCGGCGGGGTCGCCGGGCACCGCCAAGAGGGCGACGAAGACGAGCAGCGCCGCCAGAAAGACGCTGGCGAGCGCGGCGAGGGAGCGCTTGAGGACGAAAAGCAGCATGGACGGGGGTTAGGGGTCGGGGTCAGGAAGAAACCGACCCCCGAATCCCGACCCCTGCTTGCTCATTGCGCCCGGTAGACCTCGGTCATGTCGATGCTGGGGGTGGGCTGGTTCTCCCAGTAGCCGTAGATACCCTCACGGGCGGCGACGAGATAGGCCGGGTTGAAGACCCAGACGTTGACGGCGTCATCGCTGATGATGCGGGCGATCTCCTGGTAGAGTTCCGCCTCGGCCTCCGGCTCGGTGGCGCGCTCGGCTTCGTCTAAGAGCTCGCGCACCCGCGGGTTGTCGTAGCGGTAGTAGTAGTCGGGGTTGCCGTAGACGCCGATGTCGCGCGGCTCGGAGTGGCCGATGATGGTCAGGTCGTAGTCGGCGCCGCCAAAGATGCGCTCGAGCCAGGTCGCCCACTCCACCACCGACAGGTCGATGTCGATGCCCACCTCGGTGAGTTGCTGGGCGATGACCTCGCCGGCGCGCCGCTCGAGGATGTAGGGCTCGGGCAGCTCGAAGCGAACGCTCAGGCCGCCGTCGAAGCCCGCCTCGGCGAGCAGCTCCCTGGCCCGCTCGGGGTCGTAGGGGTAGGGGTTGGGGTCGGTGTAGTAGGGCTCGACCGGGGTCGCATGGGTGCTGATGACCGTGCCGAAGCCGAACATGGCGCCCGCGACGATGGCCTCTTTGTCGATGGCGTGGGTGATGGCTTGGCGCACCCTTGGGTCCGTGAGGGGCTCGCGCGCGTTGTTCATCGCCAGGGTGATCTCGGTGGTGCTGCTGCCCTGGCTGAGCTTGAGGCTGGGGTCGGCCTGGACCTGCAGGGCGTTCTCCGGGCTCACCCCCACCCCGATCAGGTCGATGTCACCGCTGCGCAGGGCGGCCAGTTGCGCGTTGGGATCCGCAATGATGCGGAAGGTGACGGCGTCCAGGTAGGGCAGGCCCTCTTCGTAGTAGCCGTCGAAGCGCTCGAGCCTGACCGAGCTGCCCGCCACCCACTCGACGAAGCTGAAGGGCCCGGTGCCGACGGGCTGGTTGCGCTGCGTCGCTTCCGTGCCGGCGGGATAGATGATGGAGTCGGGCCGGGCCAGGTTGTAGAGCAGGCTCGAGTTGGGCTCTAGCAGCGTGAAGGTGACCAGCTTGCCCTCAGCGGTGACGCTCTCGATGGCGCGGTAGTACTCGGGGTGGGTGTGGCCGGAGTCGGGGTCGGTGGCGCGCTCGAACTTGGCGATGACGTCCTCGGCCGTCAGGGGGCTGCCGTCGTGGAAGAGGACGCCCTCGCGCAGGGTAAAGGTCCAGGCGAGGCCGTCATCCGAAACCTCCCAGGACTCGGCCAGGGCCGGGACGACCTCGCCGCTCTGGTCGATGCGCGCCAAACCCTGAAAGACGTTGTGGTAGGTCACTCGAGCGATCTCCTGCGAGGTGGACACGGTGGGGTCCCAACCCGGCGGCTCGGCGACGATGGCGACGGTGACCTCGCCGCCGTAGGCGGGCTCGGGCTGGGCCAGGCCGCTCAGGATGGTCGCGCCCAGCAGGACGGTCAAGAGGGTAACTAAAGCAGCACGCGGCATTCGTGGTCCTCCTTTTTGTTCCTTCAGTCTACGCCTTGGAGGCTAGCTTGTGGTGCTTTTTTCCTCGCTCATAAAGAGCACGGCCGCCGCCGCGTAGAGCTTCGCGGCGTGGACGATATCGTCGAGCGCGACCCACTCGTCGCGCTGGTGCGGAACCGTGCGCTCGCCGGGCCCGACGGTGACGATGGGCACGCCGGCCCAGGCGTGCAAGAAGGTGCCGTCGGTGGCGCCGGGCACGCCGCCGTAGCGGGGTTCGCGGCCGAGCAGCCGGCAGGCCTGCTCGAGCGCCGCCACCACCGGCTCATGAGGCGAGGTCTCGGTCCAGGGACGCGCCTCGAGAAGCTCCAGGCTGATGCGGGCGCGCGCGTCGCGGGCCCTGACGGCGCCGGCGATCCCCTCGAGCGCCGCGAAGACGGCCTCGTGCTCCTGGCCGGGCACGGTGCGGATGTCGAGCAAGAGCTCGGCGTCGCCGGGCAGGACGTTGAGCTGCGCTTCGCCGGTCGCGGGCGCGCGCAGGACGGTCGGCGTGAGCCAGGGCAGGCCGAGCTGAGGGTGCGCGCCCACCCTGGCCTGCTCGGCCGCTTCGAGCGCCCGCACGCCCTGGACGAAGTCGGCCAGCCAGGGCACCGGGTTGACGCCGGCGTAGGGCATGGCGCCGTGGGCCATCCTGCCGGTGAAGCGCGCGGCCACGCGCATGGCGCCCTTTTGCCACAGGCAGAGCTCGAGTTCTTCGGGCTCGCAGACGATGGCCGCGTCCACCTCGTCGGCCCAGCCCCGCCGGATAAAGTGCTTGATGCCCAGCATCATCCCCTCTTCGTCGGCGACGACGCCCAGCCGGACGCGGCCGGGCAGCTCGGGGGCCGCCGTCATCACCGCCTGAAGCGCCATGACGGCCGCCGCCACGCCCGCCTTCATGTCGGCGGCGCCGCGGCCGTAGAGGCGGCCCCCTTCGATCACGCCGGCGAAGGGCGGATGGCTCCAGCTCTCGGCGTCGCCCTCGGTGACCACGTCGCTGTGGCCTTCAAACAGCAGCGTCCTGCTCCCCGGACGGTAGCCGGAGCCCTGCCAGTCCGCGATGACGTTGGGGCGGCCGGGGGCGGCCTCCTCTACGGTGACCGTCAGCCCCATCTCCTGGAGCACGCCGGCCAGAAGGTGCGCCGCCTCGGCCTCGGTCCGGCCCTTGTCGGGTTCGTAGACGCTGCGAAGGCGCACGAGCTCCTGGGCGAGCGCGACGACGCCTTTGGCGTCGACGGCGTCCGCGGCGCGGCGGGCGAGGTCGGTCGGTGAGGTCGCCATGTCAACACGCCTTGCTAACTGCCTTGCTAACCGGCGTGCGTCTCCACCAGCTCCTCGAACTCCGCCACCCGCCCCGCGGCGACCGCGAGGCTGCCCTGCCAGAAGTCGGGGCTCTCCAAGTCGATGCCGAAGTCCCGGGCGAGTTCGGCGGCGTCCGCCATGCCCGTCATGGAGAGCAGCCTGTCGTAGCGCTCCCTGAAGCCCTCGGGCTGGGCCCGGTACTGGGCGTAGACGCCCAGGCCGAAGAGGTAGCCGAAGGTGTAGGGAAAGTTGTAGAAGCTCCGGCCCGCCGAGTAGTAGTGCAGCTTCTGCGACCACATGTTGGGATGGCGGGCGTTGCTGTCGAGGCCGTCGCCGTAGGTCGCCTCCTGGGCGTCCAACATCAGCCCCTTGAACTCGCCCACGCTGAGCTCGCGTTTCCGCCGCCGGTCAAAGACCTCGCGCTCGAAGAGAAAGCGCGAGTGGATGTCGACGACGAGTTGAGAGCTGCCGAGCAAGTCCTGCTCGAGAATCGCCAGCCTCTCCGTCTCGCCGGCCTCTTTGAGGACCGCGTTGACGACGATGGTCTCGCAGAAGATGCTGGCGGTCTCGGCCAGGGTCATGGGCGTGCCCGCCTGCAAGGAGCTGCGCCCCGCCGTAAACAGGCAGTGGTTGTGGTAGGCGTGGCCGAGCTCGTGGGCCACCGTGAAGAGGTCGTCAAGGGTAGCGCCGTAGTTGAGCAGGATGCGCGACTCCTGGGCGCCAAAGGCCTTCATGCAAAAGGCGCCGCCGCGCTTGCCCTTGCGCGGCGGCACGTCGTGCCAACCCTCGTCGAAGCTGCGCTGCGCGAAGTCGGCGAGCTCGTCGCTGTAGGCGCGGAAGTTCTGGACGACGAAGCTCTTGGCTTCGTCCCAGCTGTAGCTCCTGGCCTCGCCTACCGCAATGGGCGCGCGCAGGTCGTACCAGGCCAGGCTGCTCTTGCCCAGGAACTTGGCCTTGGCCTTTAGGTAGCGGCGGAAGACGGGAAAGCTCGCCTCGCAAGCCGCCTGCATGGCGTCCAGGCTGGCCCGGCTGATGTGGCTCTGGAAGAGGGCTTCGTCCAGGGCGCTCGCCCAGCCGCGGCGGCGCGACACCTCGTTTACCTGGCCCTTGATGCTGTTCAGGGCGGCGGCAAAGGAGACGGCGTCGCGCTCCAAGAGCTTCTGCTCGGCAAGGAAGGCGGCCCGGCGCAACTCGGGGTCGGCCTCGGCCTGGAGGTTCTTGAGCTCGGTGACGGTGTAGTCTCCCTCCTCGCGGCCCGGCAGGGCCAGGCGAACGGTGCTCTGAGAGCTGATGTCGCCGTGCAGCTTGCCCCAGGCGTTGCCGCCCGTCTGGGTGAGGGCCGAAAAGAGCGCCTCCTCGGCGTCGGACATCAGGTGTTTTGCGCTCTGGTGCTCGAGCCTGAGCAGGTAGGCATGCTCGCTAGCAGCCTGCGAGCGGCCAATCAACGCCTCTATGTCCAGGCTGCCCAGCCAGGCGGTGAAGCGCTTGGCGAGGACGCCCAAGCGGCTGCTCACGGGCTGGAGCCCCGAGTACTCCGCCTGCGAGAGCTCGTCGAGGGAGTCGGTGGTCAAGTAGCCGTAGACGAAGGCCCAGATGTCGCTGTTCAGCGCGTAGATGGTGTTGAACTCGCTCAGCAGGTGCTCAAAGG
It contains:
- a CDS encoding ABC transporter permease; translation: MFRHPNLVFGLALIGLVALGAGLSFLWLPHDPNRIDFSAQLAAPSAAHPLGTDHLGRDLLSRLLVGARSTLLVGFIAVSIALGLGGLLGALGGYLGGLLDELVMRVVDVLYAFPPILMAILLAGIYGPGTLTAMVAIGLATVPVFARLMRASMLSLKGRDFVEAAQALGAGRG
- a CDS encoding Uma2 family endonuclease; this encodes MTQVQDKLMTAEELFNLADDGRNYELIEGILIEMAPPGGEHGVVPTNATALLAPYLKRTKAGLLVTETGFLVQRNPDVVRSADLAFVSRASLEQEPLHPKYRVTPPDLAVEVVSPNDLPKDVRGKVTEWLAAGSREVWVFVPKTIILTKYQPGGVHQRYEAQDTLTSDLFPGWRCTVEELLTYLS
- a CDS encoding ABC transporter permease; protein product: MLLFVLKRSLAALASVFLAALLVFVALLAVPGDPAEVILGINASPQALQALREQLGLTLPPVERFARWLGGLLRGDLGVSINYGQPVTSLIVSRLEVSLPLAFGAMLLACLVALPLGVLAALRQGSWLDPLVTGATQLGAAVPSFWLGLLLILLFSVELGWLPAGGWTSWSRDPLRAAQSLVLPVLALGLGQAAVITRQTRAAMLEVLGQDYIRTARAKGLRARRVVYGHALKNTMVTLLTIIGLSFSQLLVGAIIVEQVFSLPGLGRLALTAIGTRDFPLLQGEVLFYATVIVLLNFLVDLSYSLLDPRIRYS
- a CDS encoding ABC transporter substrate-binding protein, which produces MPRAALVTLLTVLLGATILSGLAQPEPAYGGEVTVAIVAEPPGWDPTVSTSQEIARVTYHNVFQGLARIDQSGEVVPALAESWEVSDDGLAWTFTLREGVLFHDGSPLTAEDVIAKFERATDPDSGHTHPEYYRAIESVTAEGKLVTFTLLEPNSSLLYNLARPDSIIYPAGTEATQRNQPVGTGPFSFVEWVAGSSVRLERFDGYYEEGLPYLDAVTFRIIADPNAQLAALRSGDIDLIGVGVSPENALQVQADPSLKLSQGSSTTEITLAMNNAREPLTDPRVRQAITHAIDKEAIVAGAMFGFGTVISTHATPVEPYYTDPNPYPYDPERARELLAEAGFDGGLSVRFELPEPYILERRAGEVIAQQLTEVGIDIDLSVVEWATWLERIFGGADYDLTIIGHSEPRDIGVYGNPDYYYRYDNPRVRELLDEAERATEPEAEAELYQEIARIISDDAVNVWVFNPAYLVAAREGIYGYWENQPTPSIDMTEVYRAQ
- a CDS encoding M20 family metallopeptidase, which translates into the protein MATSPTDLARRAADAVDAKGVVALAQELVRLRSVYEPDKGRTEAEAAHLLAGVLQEMGLTVTVEEAAPGRPNVIADWQGSGYRPGSRTLLFEGHSDVVTEGDAESWSHPPFAGVIEGGRLYGRGAADMKAGVAAAVMALQAVMTAAPELPGRVRLGVVADEEGMMLGIKHFIRRGWADEVDAAIVCEPEELELCLWQKGAMRVAARFTGRMAHGAMPYAGVNPVPWLADFVQGVRALEAAEQARVGAHPQLGLPWLTPTVLRAPATGEAQLNVLPGDAELLLDIRTVPGQEHEAVFAALEGIAGAVRARDARARISLELLEARPWTETSPHEPVVAALEQACRLLGREPRYGGVPGATDGTFLHAWAGVPIVTVGPGERTVPHQRDEWVALDDIVHAAKLYAAAAVLFMSEEKSTTS
- a CDS encoding M3 family oligoendopeptidase — its product is MTQTPPPPHSKASSQQAATLPHWQLTSLFSSLEGEDFRAAKEELEEDLDALERFMDERGVRSQEGLELSAEVIGTFEHLLSEFNTIYALNSDIWAFVYGYLTTDSLDELSQAEYSGLQPVSSRLGVLAKRFTAWLGSLDIEALIGRSQAASEHAYLLRLEHQSAKHLMSDAEEALFSALTQTGGNAWGKLHGDISSQSTVRLALPGREEGDYTVTELKNLQAEADPELRRAAFLAEQKLLERDAVSFAAALNSIKGQVNEVSRRRGWASALDEALFQSHISRASLDAMQAACEASFPVFRRYLKAKAKFLGKSSLAWYDLRAPIAVGEARSYSWDEAKSFVVQNFRAYSDELADFAQRSFDEGWHDVPPRKGKRGGAFCMKAFGAQESRILLNYGATLDDLFTVAHELGHAYHNHCLFTAGRSSLQAGTPMTLAETASIFCETIVVNAVLKEAGETERLAILEQDLLGSSQLVVDIHSRFLFEREVFDRRRKRELSVGEFKGLMLDAQEATYGDGLDSNARHPNMWSQKLHYYSAGRSFYNFPYTFGYLFGLGVYAQYRAQPEGFRERYDRLLSMTGMADAAELARDFGIDLESPDFWQGSLAVAAGRVAEFEELVETHAG